GCCGTTTTTGGCGCCCGTGCCCGTGCAAGTGGTGCAGGCCACGTAGCGTTTCACCTTGATTTTCTTCTCGACCCCGTTGGCGACTTCCTCCAGGTCGAGCTTAAGCTTGATGCGCAGGTTGGAGCCCTTACGCACCCGCCGGCCCTGGCTGCGGCCATTGCCGCCCCCGAAGAAGCTCTCGAAGCCGCCGCCCCCGAAGATGTCGCCGAACTGGCTGAAGATATCCTCCATGTTAGGGCCAGCGCCGTTGCCGCCCACGCCTTGGTGGCCGTACCGGTCGTAGCGGGCCCGCTTCTGCTCGTCGCTGAGCACCTCGTACGCTTCAGCGGCTTCCTTGAATTTGTCTTCGGCGGTGGGGTCGTCCGGGTTTTTATCGGGGTGATACTTGATGGCCACCTTGCGGTAGGCCTTCTTTATCTCCTCCCCCGACGCCGTTTTCGCGACGCCCAGCACCTCGTAATAATCTCGCTTCGTTGCCATTGTTGTGGGGGTACTAATCCGTCATGCTGGGCGCAGCCCCTCGCGTGCCGACGTTGGAATACTAATTCAACGGTGCCACGCCAAGTGCTCGGGTAAGCTCAGCATGACAACCATTCAATGATACTTACTGGCCCAGCACCACCTTGGCGTGCCGGATTACCCGGTCGCCGAGGTAGTAGCCTTTTTCTACCTCATCAACAACCTTGCCCTTCAGCTCATCTGTCGGGGCCGGAATTTGGGTAATGGCTTCGTGCAGGTCGGGGTCGAAGGCGCCGCCCCTGGTTTCCATGGGGGCCAGGCCCTTTTGGCTAAGCGTTTTTTGCAGCTTGCTATAGATAATGTCGATGCTTTCGCGCACGGCATTAGCATCAGCAGTGTCTCTGGTGTGGTGGCGGGCCCGGTCGAAATCGTCGAGTACGGGTAGCAGGGCCACCATCAGCTCCTGGTTGGCGGTTTTGAACAGGTCGGCGCGCTCCTTGGTGGTGCGGCGCTTGTAGTTTTCAAACTCGGCGGCCAGGCGCAGGTATTTGTCTTTCAAATCAGCCAGCTCCGTTTCAGCTTTGCCACCCGCCGGTACGGCTTCCGAGCCCTCTGCCTCCCCTAGTTCAGGAGCATTCGGTTCCTCGGGCAGCTCACCGGCTGCAAAGTTGGTGGCAGAATCCTGGTTGAATTGAACGTCGTCGGGGTTGGGATAGGTGTTATTAGCCATGGTTGCGAAGAATCTTCGAAATGGGTTAAATCGGTTAGCCATAGGCAGCCAGAGCAGGCACAAGGAGCCTGCCAAAGCCCCTTGCCGTGTCAATTTGGCACAACAACCGTAGGTACTTGAGCTTTAGTTCAGACGCAGTGGCCGGTGCGGTGTTCCGGCGTTACAGCCGTGGTATCCTGCTCGCTACTCACTGTGTAAGGCCTGCCAAATCATATCTTTCAGCTGCTGGATATTCTTATTCGTGAGGCTGGAAATGAAGATGCTGGGCACATCGGCGGGCAGGCTTTGACGGATTTCGGCTTCCAGTTCCTCATCCAGCATATCCGTTTTGGTGATGGCCAGCAGGCGCTTCTTGTCCAGCAGCTCCGGGTTGAACTGTTCCAGCTCGCCCAGCAGCACCTGGTACTCGGCCACGATATCAGGCGAGTCGCAGGCAATCATGAACAGCAGGATGGAGTTGCGCTCAATGTGGCGCAGGAAGCGGTGGCCCAGCCCCCGCCCTTCGGCCGCACCCTCGATGATGCCGGGAATGTCGGCCATCACGAAGGACTTGTAGTCGCGGTAGGGCACCACGCCGAGGTTGGGCGTGAGCGTGGTGAAGGCGTAGTCGGCAATCTTAGGCTTGGCCGCCGACACCACCGAGAGCAGGGTGCTCTTGCCGGCGTTGGGAAAACCCACCAAGCCCACATCGGCCAGCAGCTTCAACTCCAGAATCACCCACTCGTCGATGCCCGGCTCGCCGGGCTGGGCATACTGGGGCGCCTGGTTGGTGGCCGACTTGAAATGGTCGTTGCCGAGGCCGCCACGGCCACCGGGCGTCAGAATCACGCGCTGGCCGTGCTCGGTGATTTCCACTTTCTTTTCGCCGGTTTCGGCGTCGCGGGCCACGGTGCCCAGGGGCACCTGAATAATAACGTCTTCGCCCTGGGCGCCGGTGCGCAGGTTTTCGCCCCCGTTTTCGCCGGGCTTGGCAATCAGGTGCTTCTGGTACTGCAGGTGCAGCAGGGTCCAGAGCTGGGAGTTGCCTTCCAGAATGATGTGGCCGCCGCGGCCGCCGTCGCCGCCGTCGGGGCCGCCGTTGGGCAGGCCCTTGGCCCGGAAGAAGTGGTGGGAGCCCGCCCCACCCCGGCCCGAACGACAGTTAATCTTTACGTAGTCGATGAAGTTATTGCTGGCCATGTTGCGCTTGGATGAAAAAGAACTGTCATCCTGAGCGCAGCGAAGGATCTGAAAAACAGCCACCAGAGCGGGGCTATTGTCCTCCAGATCCTTCGCTGCGCTCAGGATGACAGACGATACTGTTTACGGCTGCGAAGTTACGCTTTTACTTCGTCGGTGGCCTGGCGGCTGCTTTCCGAGGTGGCGGGCTGGTGCTGGTCGATGATGGCGCAAATCTGGCCGAAGATGTCCTCGATGGCGCCGATGCCGTTCAGGGCGTGAAACTTGCGCTGCTCGGCGTAGTAGCCGGCTACCTGGGCGGTTTCGGTGTTGTACACCGTCACGCGCTTGCGGATTTTAGTTTCGTCCTGGTCGTCGGGGCGGCCCGAGGTTTTGCCGCGCTCCAGCAGGCGCTTAACCAGCTCCTCCTCGTCTACTTCCAGCGCCACCATGCACGATACCTTAGTATCGTGCTGGGCCAGCAGCTGGTCGAGGCTTTGAGCCTGGGGCACGGTGCGCGGGAAGCCGTCGAAGATGAACCCGGCGGCTTGTTTGTTGGCGTTCAGGGCCGAATCAATCATGCCGATTACCACTTCGTCGGGCACTAGCAGGCCTTCGTCCATGAGCTTTTTGGCCCGCAGGCCTAGTTCGGTGCCCTGGGCAATCTGGGCGCGCAGCAGGTCGCCGGTGGAGAGGTGCACCAGGTTGTAGCGGGCAATCAGCTTCTGGCTTTGCGTTCCTTTGCCGGCGCCGGGCGGGCCGAAGAGCACGAGATTCAGCATGAGTAGCGGGGTGTTACGCGGAGGAAGGGGGAAAACGGGGAGGAAAGAAAGATACGGAATCAAGACCAACAAAGTGCGACCCGCCGGCACGCCGGCGAATTTTAGCTAGTGCCCTACACCGCTTTGTACACGTCAGGATAGTTGCGCCCCAGGCCGTCGTAGTCGAGGCCGTAGCCCACGATGAAGTCGTTGGGGATACGCAGGCCCACGTAGCGGATGGACAGCTCGTGCTGCAAGCATTCAGGCTTCAAAAACAGCGTGGCTACCTCCAGCGAGGCCGGCTGGTGCTGGCTGAGCTGGCCCAGGAGCTGGTGCATGGTATGGCCCGTATCCACAATATCTTCGACGATGACGACGTGGCGCCCGGCCAGCTCCTCGGTCAGGCCCAGCACCTCCTGCACTTGGCCGGTGCTGCTGGTGCCCTGGTAGGAAGCCACCCGAATAAAGCAGACCTCGCAGGGCAAACTGATGTGCTTCAGCAGGTCGGCCGCAAACATAAAGGAGCCGTTGAGCACCACTACAAACAGCAGCGTCTGGCCGGCGTAGTCGTGGTTGAGGCGGGTGCCAACCTCCCGCACGGCGGCGGCCAGCTGAGCCGCCGGGAGGTAAGAAGCAAACTGCTTGTTGTGCAGCGAAATATGATCCGGATTCATCCGTGCTAGGGTTTGGCCGAGGAGGGAGGCCGGCCAAAGGTAGCAGAAAAAGCCGCCCCTCGGGTGCAGAAGGGCGGCTTGATCTGGCGTTTTTCGGGGTTGCTTTTGGATTGTTTGCCCGTC
This region of Hymenobacter sp. YIM 151500-1 genomic DNA includes:
- the obgE gene encoding GTPase ObgE, with the protein product MASNNFIDYVKINCRSGRGGAGSHHFFRAKGLPNGGPDGGDGGRGGHIILEGNSQLWTLLHLQYQKHLIAKPGENGGENLRTGAQGEDVIIQVPLGTVARDAETGEKKVEITEHGQRVILTPGGRGGLGNDHFKSATNQAPQYAQPGEPGIDEWVILELKLLADVGLVGFPNAGKSTLLSVVSAAKPKIADYAFTTLTPNLGVVPYRDYKSFVMADIPGIIEGAAEGRGLGHRFLRHIERNSILLFMIACDSPDIVAEYQVLLGELEQFNPELLDKKRLLAITKTDMLDEELEAEIRQSLPADVPSIFISSLTNKNIQQLKDMIWQALHSE
- the hpt gene encoding hypoxanthine phosphoribosyltransferase, giving the protein MNPDHISLHNKQFASYLPAAQLAAAVREVGTRLNHDYAGQTLLFVVVLNGSFMFAADLLKHISLPCEVCFIRVASYQGTSSTGQVQEVLGLTEELAGRHVVIVEDIVDTGHTMHQLLGQLSQHQPASLEVATLFLKPECLQHELSIRYVGLRIPNDFIVGYGLDYDGLGRNYPDVYKAV
- a CDS encoding adenylate kinase, which produces MLNLVLFGPPGAGKGTQSQKLIARYNLVHLSTGDLLRAQIAQGTELGLRAKKLMDEGLLVPDEVVIGMIDSALNANKQAAGFIFDGFPRTVPQAQSLDQLLAQHDTKVSCMVALEVDEEELVKRLLERGKTSGRPDDQDETKIRKRVTVYNTETAQVAGYYAEQRKFHALNGIGAIEDIFGQICAIIDQHQPATSESSRQATDEVKA
- a CDS encoding nucleotide exchange factor GrpE — protein: MANNTYPNPDDVQFNQDSATNFAAGELPEEPNAPELGEAEGSEAVPAGGKAETELADLKDKYLRLAAEFENYKRRTTKERADLFKTANQELMVALLPVLDDFDRARHHTRDTADANAVRESIDIIYSKLQKTLSQKGLAPMETRGGAFDPDLHEAITQIPAPTDELKGKVVDEVEKGYYLGDRVIRHAKVVLGQ